A genomic region of Janthinobacterium lividum contains the following coding sequences:
- a CDS encoding LutB/LldF family L-lactate oxidation iron-sulfur protein — translation MNAKPLQFVKPADFHARARAALDDPKLRQSFRGAMDFLQDKRSAQFPDGDELERLRDIGEAVRQHALARLPDLLVQLEDKLTAAGVQVHWAEDGEQANAIIHAIAERNRATRFIKGKSMASEEIELNHYLEARGMTCLESDMGEYIVQLAGEKPSHIVMPAIHKTKADIAGLFAEHIPDAPYTEDVDSLIQTGRRALRQAFVEADIGLSGVNFAAADTGTLWLVENEGNGRLTTSVPEIHIAIMGMEKVVAKLEHIVPLASLLTRSATGQAVTTYFNLISGPRRAGEQDGPREVHLVLLDNGRSQAYADEQLRATLQCIRCGACMNHCPVYTRIGGHAYGTTYPGPIGKIISPHLLGLAATADLATASSLCGACGEVCPVRIPIPQLLVRLRTEANRNPGEQVAHPLRGQGAKFSRGESLIWRFWSGAFARPISYRLFRWAATRLRALTPRAQLGWTQHRKPLTPAPRSLADLLNARGQEE, via the coding sequence ATGAACGCCAAGCCACTGCAATTCGTCAAGCCGGCCGACTTCCATGCGCGCGCCCGCGCCGCGCTGGACGACCCGAAGCTGCGCCAGAGCTTTCGCGGCGCCATGGATTTTTTACAGGACAAGCGCAGCGCCCAGTTCCCCGACGGCGACGAACTGGAACGCCTGCGCGACATCGGCGAAGCCGTGCGCCAGCACGCGCTGGCGCGCCTGCCCGATTTGCTGGTGCAGCTGGAAGACAAGCTGACGGCGGCCGGCGTCCAGGTGCACTGGGCCGAGGATGGCGAACAGGCCAATGCCATCATCCACGCCATCGCGGAAAGGAACCGGGCGACGCGCTTCATCAAGGGCAAGTCGATGGCCAGCGAGGAAATCGAGCTCAATCACTACCTGGAAGCGCGCGGCATGACGTGCCTGGAGTCGGACATGGGCGAGTATATCGTGCAGCTGGCCGGCGAAAAGCCGTCGCACATCGTCATGCCGGCGATTCACAAGACGAAAGCCGATATCGCCGGCCTGTTCGCCGAGCATATTCCCGACGCGCCCTACACGGAAGACGTCGACAGCCTGATCCAGACGGGGCGGCGCGCCCTGCGCCAGGCGTTTGTCGAGGCGGACATCGGCCTGTCCGGCGTGAACTTCGCGGCAGCCGACACGGGCACCCTGTGGCTGGTGGAAAACGAGGGCAATGGCCGGCTGACGACGTCCGTGCCGGAGATCCACATCGCCATCATGGGCATGGAAAAAGTGGTGGCCAAGCTGGAACATATCGTGCCGCTGGCCAGCTTGCTGACGCGTTCGGCCACGGGCCAGGCCGTCACCACGTATTTCAACCTGATTTCCGGCCCGCGCCGCGCCGGTGAACAGGATGGGCCGCGCGAAGTGCACCTGGTCTTGCTCGATAACGGCCGCAGCCAGGCTTACGCGGACGAGCAACTGCGCGCCACCCTGCAATGCATCCGCTGCGGCGCCTGCATGAACCACTGTCCCGTCTACACGCGCATCGGCGGCCATGCCTACGGCACCACGTATCCGGGGCCGATCGGCAAGATCATTTCGCCCCACTTGCTGGGCCTAGCTGCGACGGCCGACCTGGCCACCGCATCGAGCCTGTGCGGCGCCTGCGGCGAAGTGTGCCCCGTGCGCATCCCGATCCCGCAGCTGCTGGTGCGCCTGCGCACGGAGGCCAATCGCAATCCCGGCGAGCAGGTGGCGCATCCGCTGCGCGGGCAGGGCGCCAAGTTCAGCCGCGGCGAAAGCCTGATCTGGCGCTTCTGGAGCGGCGCCTTTGCGCGCCCAATCAGTTATCGCCTGTTCCGCTGGGCCGCCACGCGCCTGCGCGCACTGACGCCGCGCGCGCAACTGGGCTGGACGCAGCACCGCAAGCCCTTGACGCCGGCGCCGCGCAGCCTGGCCGACCTGCTCAATGCGCGGGGCCAGGAAGAGTAG